The Candidatus Campbellbacteria bacterium genome segment CAACCCAGAAGCTCCGGGAGTCATTTTGGAAGGGGGAGAGCTCGGTTATTCTTTGTCTACTGCTTATGGATCAATACTGGATAATCCAGACCTAATAACGGCCTGTGTAATAGGAGACGGAGAGGCAGAAACTGGACCACTATCTGCTGCCTGGCATATAAATAAACTCATAGATCCGGCTAACAATGGAGCGGTACTTCCTATATTACACTTGAATGGTTACAAAATCTCCGGCCCAACTATGATGGGGCGTATGACGGATGAAGAGTTAAACTCTCTTTTCTGGGGTTATGGTTATGAGCCATATTTTGTCTCCTCGTATGAGGATTATGATGTTTATGAAAGGATGCAGGAAACACTTGAGAAGTGTCTCGAATCTATAAGATATACTCAATACTTGTCTCGTGAAGGAAGTAGGAACCATCCTCCTAGGTTTCCAATGATCGTTCTCAGGACTCCCAAGGGGTGGAATTCGATCGATGAGCTTGGTGGGAAGAAAATCGAAGATAATCATCTCTCGCACCAAGTAATTGCCAAGGAAGCAAAGAGTGACCCGATTCATCTTGAGGCCTTAGAGTCGTGGTTAAAATCCTATCGGTTTGAAGAGCTCTTTAGTAATGGCAAATTTGACGAAGACATACTTTCTATAGTGCCTCCGGAAAACAAGAGAATGGGAGGTTCGCTACACGCGCACGGCGGGAGTCCGGTATACAAGCCACTCAACCTACCCGACCCTCATGAAAGCGCGGAAGACGCGAGCATACCAGGAACGATCGGATCAAGTAGTATGCGCCGCGCCGGAGATTATTTGAACAAAGTTTTCCAGCACAATTCCGAAAATCGCAATTTCCGCTTAATGTCGCCGGATGAAACCTATTCCAACAAATTAGATAAAGTTTTTGAAACTACTACGCGCGCTTTTGTCTGGCCTCTGGAACAATGGGATAGAGATATCGCTGGAGATGGAAGGGTAATGGAAATGCTCTCAGAACATAGCTTGCAAGGTTTGGCTCAGGGATATATTCTCACCGGTCGCCACGCGGTATTTGCTTCCTATGAAGCATTTATTCAAATAGTTGGCAGTATGGCCGACCAGTACGCAAAGTTCCTCAATGTTGCTCGTGATGTTCCTTGGCGAGGAGACATCGGCTCTCTTAACTATATTCTTACCTCGAGTGGCTGGCGTCAGGAACACAACGGTTTTTCTCACCAAAATCCGGGGTTTGTCGACGATATGCTACAGCGCCAGGGCTGTTTCGTTAATGTCTATTTCCCGCCGGATGGCAATAGTACCTTGGCTGTTTTGCATAGATGTTTAGCGTCAAAGCAAGAGATAAACATTATCGTTGCAGGCAAGACCTTAGAGCCGAGGTGGCGTACGCTCGATGAGGCGAATCAGGATATGGAGGAAGGTATAAATATATGGGATTTTGCCTCTGAGGAAGACCCCCACGTTGTATTCGCGGCGGCGGGTGATTATCTAACCAAAGAAAGTTTGGCCGCTATAGATATCCTACGTAAAGAAATGCCGGAAATTCGGCCGCGCTTTGTTAGTGTAGTTTCTCTTTCCGCTCTAGGTATTGGGCATTCTCAATGTAAGGTTTTGCGAAATGACTTTGATCAATACTTTACCAAAGACAAGCCGGTCATATTTAACTTTCACGGTTATCCTCAGACCATAAAACAAATACTTTTTGACTACGGCTATTCTTCAGAGCGCTTTACTATACACGGTTATGAAGAAAACGGTTCAACTACAACGCCGTTTGATATGCATGTGCGCAATAATACAGATCGTTTTACTTTGGCAATGGAGGCGGTAGAGCATGCTCGCGAACAAGGGGT includes the following:
- a CDS encoding phosphoketolase family protein; amino-acid sequence: MEESIRKYVRAADYLSAVQIYLQKNVLLENPLEHSDIKPRLLGHWGTCPGINFTYAHLNALIAKHDLDMLFVLGPGHGFPAIQSNLFLEGTLGKYHPEATIDKKGIQYISEKFSWPYGFPSHSNPEAPGVILEGGELGYSLSTAYGSILDNPDLITACVIGDGEAETGPLSAAWHINKLIDPANNGAVLPILHLNGYKISGPTMMGRMTDEELNSLFWGYGYEPYFVSSYEDYDVYERMQETLEKCLESIRYTQYLSREGSRNHPPRFPMIVLRTPKGWNSIDELGGKKIEDNHLSHQVIAKEAKSDPIHLEALESWLKSYRFEELFSNGKFDEDILSIVPPENKRMGGSLHAHGGSPVYKPLNLPDPHESAEDASIPGTIGSSSMRRAGDYLNKVFQHNSENRNFRLMSPDETYSNKLDKVFETTTRAFVWPLEQWDRDIAGDGRVMEMLSEHSLQGLAQGYILTGRHAVFASYEAFIQIVGSMADQYAKFLNVARDVPWRGDIGSLNYILTSSGWRQEHNGFSHQNPGFVDDMLQRQGCFVNVYFPPDGNSTLAVLHRCLASKQEINIIVAGKTLEPRWRTLDEANQDMEEGINIWDFASEEDPHVVFAAAGDYLTKESLAAIDILRKEMPEIRPRFVSVVSLSALGIGHSQCKVLRNDFDQYFTKDKPVIFNFHGYPQTIKQILFDYGYSSERFTIHGYEENGSTTTPFDMHVRNNTDRFTLAMEAVEHAREQGVISEEKAKEFISRYEETLEEHKDYIIKNGVDPDSIEEWRWTT